Proteins encoded within one genomic window of Dyadobacter chenhuakuii:
- a CDS encoding glycoside hydrolase family 26 protein, with product MIRISIALTVLFFASNAVTRAQKLIDPKATKETAALYQNMHKLAKKHILFGHQDATDYGHGWRDEAGRSDVKSVVGAHPAVIGVDIAPLTGRPAESIKKSEERLRKLVTDTYARGGITTISWHFSNPVSGGGFYWKDSVSLPAVKYIVPGGKNHEDYKLILQGLAGWFKSLKGANGEDIPLIFRPYHEFDGDWFWWGKSHCTPDEFKSLWQFTAGYLRDSLDVHNLIYAFSPDNKFNTVAEFTERYPGNEWVDMVGMDNYGDMGRDGKYNLDQAIKKIKIVNDFALQNKKLAAFTETGLESIVNPVWYTDVLLKVLQKNKLNLAYVLVWRNDTKSSTHYYAPFPGHPAALDFKKFYDDEYTLFEGDLKQIYSR from the coding sequence ATGATCCGAATATCAATCGCTTTAACTGTCCTCTTTTTTGCCTCAAATGCTGTAACCCGGGCCCAAAAACTGATAGACCCGAAAGCAACAAAAGAGACGGCTGCATTATACCAGAACATGCACAAGCTAGCCAAAAAGCACATACTTTTTGGACATCAGGATGCAACCGATTATGGACACGGCTGGCGTGACGAAGCGGGAAGATCGGACGTGAAATCGGTGGTTGGCGCGCATCCGGCAGTCATTGGTGTGGACATTGCGCCGCTGACAGGCAGACCAGCGGAATCTATAAAAAAGAGTGAAGAGCGTTTAAGAAAACTCGTCACGGACACTTACGCCCGTGGTGGGATTACAACCATCTCCTGGCATTTTTCCAATCCGGTTTCGGGCGGTGGCTTTTACTGGAAAGATTCTGTTTCGTTGCCGGCGGTGAAATATATTGTTCCGGGAGGCAAAAACCATGAGGATTATAAACTCATTTTGCAGGGTTTGGCTGGCTGGTTCAAAAGTTTGAAAGGTGCGAACGGAGAAGATATTCCGCTTATTTTCAGGCCTTATCATGAGTTTGACGGCGATTGGTTCTGGTGGGGCAAGTCACATTGCACGCCGGACGAGTTCAAGTCGTTGTGGCAATTCACGGCGGGCTATCTGCGGGATAGTCTGGATGTTCATAACCTGATTTACGCCTTTTCTCCTGACAATAAATTCAACACTGTCGCAGAGTTCACCGAGCGTTATCCTGGCAATGAATGGGTGGATATGGTTGGCATGGACAACTACGGCGATATGGGCCGGGATGGCAAGTACAATCTGGATCAGGCGATTAAAAAAATCAAAATCGTCAACGACTTTGCACTGCAAAACAAAAAACTTGCAGCATTCACCGAGACCGGTCTTGAATCCATCGTGAATCCGGTTTGGTATACCGATGTGCTGCTTAAAGTGCTTCAAAAGAACAAGTTGAACCTTGCTTACGTGCTTGTTTGGCGCAATGATACCAAAAGCTCCACCCATTATTACGCGCCATTTCCCGGGCATCCGGCCGCACTGGATTTCAAGAAGTTTTACGACGATGAATACACGCTGTTTGAAGGCGATTTGAAGCAGATTTACAGCCGATAG
- a CDS encoding SusC/RagA family TonB-linked outer membrane protein encodes MKHALLSRRACAAAVTRLVPVLNQVKIRRMKKLAACVVVMSLMKANYDVYATSVRKFHIENSTENQLPVIEVSGKVVDDRGEPLPGVSIVIKGTTQGTTTGADGKYALAVPGNNSVLIFSFVGYLSKEIVVGTQSTINVTLPVDTKALEEVVVVGYGEMKRADLTTAQTSISSKDIEKTVNTTIEQAIQGRSAGVYVTQNSGQPGGGISVNIRGVNSISGSNEPLYVVDGVQIPGQSASYGSQSSSNPLAGLNPADIESIEVLQGPSATAIYGSRATNGVLIVTTKRGKSGDTKISYGYQYSLQTPPSPLKVMNMQQYAQMVGEYHAIAGGDTPGEFLDPSLLGPGTDWQKELFKSAPMNKHQLSLSGGNDKTTYYLSGEYLKQDGVALGSGFNRYGFRLNLDNKPRKWATIGANLSFNQTNDNLTTSQENVIASALQLTPQVPVRNLDGSWGGGDENNGANQFAPVNPIAIASLTTNKLVRRQFLGGLNLGIEIMKGLNFRSSFNTNLGFSNSTYYIPTYAIGWARNVTASLTNGTGVNTYYNWNQLLEYNKQLGKHSINVMVTHEAQASAYKNVGGTRTGFLTNDILDLAAGDALTSSNSGGSGEWAMESYLGRLNYNYADRYIVMATVRRDGSANFGKENKWGFFPSVSAAWRVSQESFFNIPAISDLKLRFETGVTGNQGGGGIYSPMGTGATPTSTGFLPTKYSNQGLKWEETKTNNFGINVALFDNRIQFEVDYYIKDTDNLLMEKPLPWYMGTNGEGAVSPPTVNIGALQNKGYGFTINTININKGGFKWESSLNISSFKTKIKSFYSESAFVDRTSWWMQDWTQRSEVGEAPWLFRGYMEEGLFQNVAEIDGSAVPVDNNGDRLPTNIDNIWVGDVKFKDINGDGKINELDLTNIGNPWPKMFAGFTNTFSYKGFDLSLLFTSTYGNDIYNYLGKLNTNASNINLSRNLLVHAMDYAKPITNEAGDVVLANPGTDVARISNGPNGNFNRHTDKWVEDGSFIRLKNVSLSYNVPAAFMSKQKVIRGARLSVGAQNVLTFTKYTGFDPEVGAYVSRDASPGNQAIGLDYGRYPLTPVYTFSLGLDF; translated from the coding sequence ATGAAACATGCTTTACTAAGTCGACGCGCCTGTGCCGCGGCTGTTACCCGCCTGGTGCCAGTGCTTAATCAGGTGAAGATCAGAAGAATGAAGAAATTGGCAGCCTGTGTTGTTGTAATGTCCTTAATGAAAGCAAATTATGACGTATATGCAACCAGCGTTCGAAAGTTCCATATTGAAAATAGCACGGAAAATCAGCTGCCGGTGATTGAAGTGAGTGGCAAGGTGGTAGATGACAGAGGCGAGCCGCTGCCGGGCGTCAGCATTGTGATCAAAGGGACGACGCAGGGAACAACCACAGGCGCAGACGGCAAGTACGCGCTGGCGGTTCCGGGAAACAACTCGGTGCTGATCTTCTCATTTGTAGGGTATTTGTCCAAAGAAATAGTTGTAGGCACGCAAAGCACCATTAATGTAACGCTTCCCGTGGATACAAAGGCATTGGAAGAAGTGGTTGTAGTCGGTTACGGTGAAATGAAACGTGCCGATCTGACCACAGCGCAGACCTCAATTTCTTCCAAGGATATTGAAAAAACGGTTAACACAACCATTGAACAGGCTATCCAGGGTCGGTCTGCGGGTGTGTATGTGACGCAAAACTCAGGGCAACCGGGCGGTGGTATTTCGGTGAATATCCGGGGCGTTAACTCGATCAGCGGGAGTAATGAGCCTTTATATGTAGTCGATGGTGTGCAGATTCCGGGCCAGTCGGCTTCCTACGGATCGCAGAGTTCTTCCAATCCACTTGCTGGTTTGAACCCTGCTGACATTGAGTCTATTGAAGTTTTGCAAGGTCCTTCGGCGACTGCGATTTATGGTTCAAGAGCGACCAATGGTGTTTTGATCGTCACTACTAAAAGAGGAAAGTCCGGAGATACCAAAATCTCTTACGGATATCAATATAGTTTGCAGACGCCCCCGTCGCCGTTGAAAGTAATGAACATGCAGCAATACGCGCAGATGGTGGGTGAATACCATGCCATTGCGGGCGGTGATACGCCGGGCGAATTTCTAGACCCTTCTCTGCTTGGCCCTGGTACGGACTGGCAAAAAGAGCTTTTCAAAAGCGCACCCATGAACAAGCACCAGCTAAGCCTGAGCGGTGGAAATGACAAGACAACCTATTATCTGTCAGGCGAATATCTGAAACAGGATGGTGTTGCATTAGGCTCGGGTTTTAACCGATATGGATTCAGGCTGAACCTTGATAACAAACCCAGAAAATGGGCGACGATTGGAGCCAATCTGAGCTTTAACCAGACAAATGATAACCTCACCACCAGCCAGGAAAATGTCATTGCCAGTGCATTACAGCTAACTCCGCAAGTTCCGGTTAGAAACCTAGACGGTTCATGGGGCGGAGGCGATGAGAACAATGGCGCCAACCAGTTTGCGCCCGTTAACCCGATCGCGATTGCCAGCCTGACCACCAATAAGCTCGTAAGAAGGCAATTCCTGGGCGGATTGAACCTGGGCATCGAAATCATGAAAGGCCTGAACTTCCGCTCATCTTTTAACACAAACCTGGGCTTTTCTAACTCAACCTATTACATTCCAACCTATGCCATTGGCTGGGCAAGAAACGTAACTGCTTCACTGACAAACGGAACGGGCGTTAACACGTATTACAACTGGAACCAGCTTCTGGAATATAACAAGCAGCTCGGCAAGCACAGTATCAATGTGATGGTAACGCACGAGGCACAGGCTTCGGCCTATAAAAATGTGGGCGGAACCCGGACGGGATTTTTGACCAATGACATTCTCGATTTGGCAGCCGGTGATGCATTGACATCCAGCAACTCAGGCGGCTCGGGCGAATGGGCCATGGAATCGTACCTGGGAAGGTTGAACTACAATTACGCCGATCGCTACATTGTGATGGCAACAGTAAGGCGAGACGGTTCGGCCAATTTTGGTAAAGAAAATAAATGGGGCTTTTTCCCGTCGGTGTCCGCAGCCTGGCGCGTTTCGCAGGAGTCTTTCTTTAATATACCCGCTATCAGCGACCTGAAACTGCGTTTCGAAACGGGCGTGACGGGAAACCAGGGCGGGGGAGGCATTTACTCGCCGATGGGCACGGGCGCAACGCCAACTTCCACGGGTTTCCTGCCCACCAAATACAGCAACCAGGGTTTGAAATGGGAAGAAACCAAAACCAACAACTTCGGTATCAACGTGGCATTGTTTGACAACCGGATTCAGTTTGAGGTGGATTATTATATCAAAGACACCGATAACCTGCTGATGGAGAAGCCGCTTCCCTGGTATATGGGAACCAATGGAGAGGGAGCCGTAAGCCCTCCGACGGTGAATATCGGTGCGCTGCAAAATAAGGGTTATGGCTTCACCATCAACACGATCAACATCAATAAAGGCGGCTTCAAATGGGAAAGCAGCCTGAATATTTCCAGTTTCAAAACCAAGATCAAATCGTTTTACTCCGAAAGTGCATTCGTGGACCGCACGTCCTGGTGGATGCAGGATTGGACACAACGTTCCGAAGTGGGAGAAGCGCCGTGGCTGTTCCGCGGTTATATGGAAGAAGGCTTATTCCAAAATGTCGCTGAGATCGACGGCAGCGCAGTTCCTGTTGACAACAACGGAGATAGATTGCCTACCAATATCGATAACATTTGGGTAGGCGATGTGAAGTTTAAAGACATCAATGGTGACGGAAAAATCAATGAATTGGACCTCACCAACATTGGTAACCCATGGCCGAAAATGTTTGCCGGTTTTACCAACACATTCTCATACAAAGGTTTTGACCTGAGTTTGTTGTTCACCAGCACTTACGGAAACGACATTTACAATTACCTGGGCAAGCTTAATACCAACGCGAGCAACATTAACCTGAGCCGCAACCTGCTCGTACATGCCATGGATTATGCCAAACCGATCACCAATGAAGCGGGCGACGTGGTGCTGGCCAATCCCGGAACAGATGTAGCACGTATTTCCAACGGTCCCAACGGGAACTTCAACCGGCATACCGACAAATGGGTGGAAGACGGCTCTTTTATCCGCCTCAAAAACGTATCGTTGAGCTACAATGTGCCTGCCGCTTTTATGTCAAAACAGAAAGTGATCCGGGGCGCAAGACTTTCCGTTGGCGCGCAGAATGTGCTCACATTCACCAAATACACCGGGTTTGATCCTGAGGTAGGAGCCTACGTATCACGGGATGCAAGTCCTGGAAACCAGGCGATCGGCTTGGATTATGGCCGTTATCCTTTGACTCCGGTTTACACTTTTAGCCTTGGCCTGGACTTCTAA
- a CDS encoding RagB/SusD family nutrient uptake outer membrane protein, whose protein sequence is MKILNNILYLGSFFGSLLAVTSCSEDFLERPPVDAIVDAGFYQTDDQVLASTALLYSKVWFDYNDKASYNLGDFRAGTAFSAYNDRGNVLFNTTGNTPENGSAWRSFFIVVGQSNLAISNINQYAGEAVSPAIKKMAIAEARFMRAVAYRSLVMNWGAVPIIENNLELLSDTTVSRNTPESVWKFLTSEMRQVAEDLPATPIRPGRITRWSAEGMLARFYLTRAGVESAGSGTRNQAFLDSAKYYSERVITQSGLSLLKNYGDLFLFPYDNNSESLFSLQWVYSPGAYGTQNSTPAYLAFSPDIANGDGWGGDKSATWWMLGQYEGIKQTATGMQGRTVDQRLKATFMLPGASYPEITQTIPGGEQKLIVPNPGGDNNFVSIKKYVTGKAKDVGGLSASQNYGHDTYMMRLAEMYLVHAEAVLGNNASTNDPTALKYYNAIHTRAGLPVFAGPLTFDIIFKERLVEFAMEGMAWYDLVSLHYYNPTKAYAILNSQDRGLFATAPDVFPNPTSWTFTKTAWSTTERTINANSGNFLLPIPSAELSQAPNLQKPAVDYYSK, encoded by the coding sequence ATGAAAATTTTAAACAATATTCTTTATCTCGGCAGCTTCTTCGGTTCGCTGCTTGCGGTGACTTCCTGCTCAGAAGATTTTCTGGAAAGACCTCCTGTTGACGCCATTGTGGATGCAGGTTTTTACCAAACAGACGATCAGGTCCTGGCCTCGACGGCATTGCTTTATAGCAAGGTGTGGTTTGATTATAATGACAAAGCGTCCTATAATCTGGGCGATTTCAGGGCTGGAACAGCGTTTTCTGCCTATAATGATCGCGGTAATGTGCTTTTTAACACCACTGGAAACACGCCTGAGAATGGTTCTGCCTGGCGCTCGTTCTTTATCGTGGTGGGTCAGTCCAATCTGGCGATCAGTAACATTAATCAATACGCGGGAGAAGCGGTTTCGCCGGCGATCAAGAAAATGGCAATTGCTGAGGCGCGGTTTATGCGCGCCGTGGCTTACCGGTCCCTTGTGATGAATTGGGGCGCTGTGCCGATCATTGAAAATAACCTGGAACTGCTCTCGGATACGACCGTTTCAAGAAACACGCCTGAAAGCGTCTGGAAGTTTCTCACAAGCGAAATGCGTCAGGTGGCCGAGGATCTTCCTGCTACACCCATTCGCCCGGGCCGCATTACCCGGTGGTCGGCAGAAGGAATGCTGGCGCGTTTTTACCTGACGCGTGCAGGTGTGGAGTCGGCAGGATCGGGAACCAGAAACCAGGCTTTTTTGGATAGTGCCAAATATTATTCTGAAAGGGTGATTACGCAAAGCGGCTTGTCGCTGCTCAAAAACTATGGCGACCTTTTCCTGTTCCCATATGACAACAATTCCGAATCGCTTTTTTCACTGCAATGGGTTTATTCACCTGGCGCTTATGGTACGCAAAATTCGACACCGGCTTACCTGGCATTTAGTCCGGATATTGCAAACGGTGATGGCTGGGGCGGAGACAAAAGTGCCACCTGGTGGATGCTGGGCCAATATGAAGGTATAAAGCAGACCGCCACGGGTATGCAGGGACGCACCGTGGACCAGCGGCTGAAAGCGACATTCATGCTTCCGGGCGCATCTTATCCAGAGATCACGCAGACGATCCCGGGTGGTGAGCAGAAACTGATCGTTCCCAATCCGGGAGGCGACAACAATTTTGTTTCCATCAAAAAATACGTGACCGGAAAGGCCAAGGACGTCGGCGGCTTATCGGCTTCGCAGAACTATGGACATGATACATATATGATGCGTTTGGCTGAAATGTATCTGGTTCATGCAGAAGCGGTCTTGGGAAACAATGCATCGACGAACGATCCCACCGCACTGAAATATTACAATGCGATACATACGCGTGCTGGGTTGCCGGTTTTCGCGGGGCCTTTAACATTCGACATCATTTTCAAGGAACGACTGGTGGAATTTGCCATGGAAGGAATGGCCTGGTATGACCTGGTAAGCCTGCATTACTACAATCCCACGAAAGCCTATGCCATCCTGAACAGTCAGGACAGGGGATTGTTCGCGACGGCACCAGACGTTTTTCCAAACCCTACATCGTGGAC